The Cervus canadensis isolate Bull #8, Minnesota chromosome X, ASM1932006v1, whole genome shotgun sequence genome contains a region encoding:
- the WDR13 gene encoding WD repeat-containing protein 13 isoform X6 codes for MRLRGFSHALGRIPIDLLRARRLFLAAGGHLAGACSRGRTRRKRRPGNGRGVAAGLSSRREDFEDDPRALGARGHRRSVSRGSYQLQAQMNRAVYEDRPPGSVVPTSAAEASRAMAGDTSLSENYAFAGMYHVFDQHVDEAVPRVRFANDDRHRLACCSLDGSISLCQLVPAPPTVLRVLRGHTRGVSDFAWSLSNDILVSTSLDATMRIWASEDGRCIREIPDPDGAELLCCTFQPVNNNLTVVGNAKHNVHVMNISTGKKVKGGSSKLTGRVLALSFDAPGRLLWAGDDRGSVFSFLFDMATGKLTKAKRLVVHEGSPVTSISARSWVSREARDPSLLINACLNKLLLYRVVDNEGTLQLKRSFPIEQSSHPVRSIFCPLMSFRQGACVVTGSEDMCVHFFDVERAAKAAVNKLQGHSAPVLDVSFNCDESLLASSDASGMVIVWRREQK; via the exons ATGCGCCTGCGTGGTTTCTCCCACGCCCTGGGGAGGATTCCTATCGACTTGCTCCGCGCTCGGCGGCTCTTCCTGGCAGCAGGCGGCCATCTTGCTGGAgcct GCTCCCGCGGGCGGACACGCCGGAAGAGGAGGCCAGGGAATGGCCGCGGTGTGGCAGCAGGTCTTAGCAGTAGACGCGAG GACTTTGAAGATGATCCTCGGGCCCTGGGGGCCCGTGGGCACCGCCGCTCTGTCAGCCGAGGCTCCTACCAACTGCAAGCACAGATGAACCGTGCTGTCTATGAGGACAG GCCCCCAGGCAGCGTGGTGCCCACCTCAGCGGCAGAAGCAAGTCGAGCCATGGCTGGGGACACATCGTTGAGCGAGAACTATGCCTTTGCGGGCATGTACCATGTTTTTGACCAGCACGTGGATGAGGCAG TCCCCAGGGTGCGCTTCGCCAATGATGACCGGCACCGCCTGGCCTGTTGCTCACTTGATGGCAGCATCTCACTGTGCCAGCTGGTACCTGCCCCGCCCACCGTGCTCCGAGTGCTGCGGGGCCACACCCGCGGGGTCTCCGACTTTGCCTGGTCTCTCTCCAATGACATCCTTGTGTCCACCTCCCTTGATGCCACCATGCGCATCTGGGCCTCTGAGGATGGCCGCTGCATCCGGGAGATCCCTGACCCTGACGGCGCTGAACTGCTCTGCTGCACCTTCCAGCCGGTCAACAACAACCTTACCGTG GTGGGGAATGCCAAGCACAATGTGCACGTCATGAACATCTCCACGGGCAAGAAAGTGAAGGGTGGTTCCAGCAAGCTGACGGGCCGCGTCCTCGCTCTGTCCTTTGATGCCCCTGGCCGACTTCTCTGGGCGGGTGATGACCGCGGCAgtgttttctccttcctctttgacATGGCCACAG GGAAGCTGACCAAAGCCAAGCGTCTGGTGGTGCACGAGGGCAGCCCCGTGACCAGCATCTCTGCCCGCTCCTGGGTCAGCCGTGAGGCCCGGGACCCCTCACTACTCATCAATGCTTGCCTCAACAAGCTGCTGCTCTACAG AGTGGTGGACAATGAGGGGACCCTGCAGCTGAAGAGAAGCTTCCCCATTGAGCAGAGCTCACACCCTGTGCGCAGTATCTTCTGCCCTCTCATGTCCTTCCGCCAGGGGGCCTGTGTGG TGACTGGCAGTGAGGACATGTGCGTGCATTTCTTTGACGTGGAGCGGGCAGCCAAGGCCGCCGTCAACAAGCTGCAGGGCCACAGTGCGCCCGTGCTGGATGTCAGCTTTAACTGTGATGAGAGCCTGCTGGCTTCAAGCGACGCTAGTGGCATGGTTATCGTCTGGAGGCGGGAGCAGAAGTAG
- the WDR13 gene encoding WD repeat-containing protein 13 isoform X3, which produces MRLRGFSHALGRIPIDLLRARRLFLAAGGHLAGACSRGRTRRKRRPGNGRGVAAGLSSRREFRTQYIRRRSQLLRENAKAGHPPALRRQYLRLRGQLLGQRYGPLSEPGSARAYSNSIVRSSRTTLDRMEDFEDDPRALGARGHRRSVSRGSYQLQAQMNRAVYEDRPPGSVVPTSAAEASRAMAGDTSLSENYAFAGMYHVFDQHVDEAVPRVRFANDDRHRLACCSLDGSISLCQLVPAPPTVLRVLRGHTRGVSDFAWSLSNDILVSTSLDATMRIWASEDGRCIREIPDPDGAELLCCTFQPVNNNLTVVGNAKHNVHVMNISTGKKVKGGSSKLTGRVLALSFDAPGRLLWAGDDRGSVFSFLFDMATGKLTKAKRLVVHEGSPVTSISARSWVSREARDPSLLINACLNKLLLYRVVDNEGTLQLKRSFPIEQSSHPVRSIFCPLMSFRQGACVVTGSEDMCVHFFDVERAAKAAVNKLQGHSAPVLDVSFNCDESLLASSDASGMVIVWRREQK; this is translated from the exons ATGCGCCTGCGTGGTTTCTCCCACGCCCTGGGGAGGATTCCTATCGACTTGCTCCGCGCTCGGCGGCTCTTCCTGGCAGCAGGCGGCCATCTTGCTGGAgcct GCTCCCGCGGGCGGACACGCCGGAAGAGGAGGCCAGGGAATGGCCGCGGTGTGGCAGCAGGTCTTAGCAGTAGACGCGAG TTTCGGACGCAATATATCCGACGGCGCAGCCAGCTACTGCGAGAGAATGCCAAAGCTGGGCACCCTCCAGCATTGCGTCGGCAGTACCTGAGGCTGCGTGGGCAGCTGCTGGGCCAGCGTTACGGGCCCCTCTCTGAGCCAGGCAGTGCTCGTGCCTATAGCAACAGCATCGTCCGCAGCAGCCGCACTACCCTTGACCGCATGGAG GACTTTGAAGATGATCCTCGGGCCCTGGGGGCCCGTGGGCACCGCCGCTCTGTCAGCCGAGGCTCCTACCAACTGCAAGCACAGATGAACCGTGCTGTCTATGAGGACAG GCCCCCAGGCAGCGTGGTGCCCACCTCAGCGGCAGAAGCAAGTCGAGCCATGGCTGGGGACACATCGTTGAGCGAGAACTATGCCTTTGCGGGCATGTACCATGTTTTTGACCAGCACGTGGATGAGGCAG TCCCCAGGGTGCGCTTCGCCAATGATGACCGGCACCGCCTGGCCTGTTGCTCACTTGATGGCAGCATCTCACTGTGCCAGCTGGTACCTGCCCCGCCCACCGTGCTCCGAGTGCTGCGGGGCCACACCCGCGGGGTCTCCGACTTTGCCTGGTCTCTCTCCAATGACATCCTTGTGTCCACCTCCCTTGATGCCACCATGCGCATCTGGGCCTCTGAGGATGGCCGCTGCATCCGGGAGATCCCTGACCCTGACGGCGCTGAACTGCTCTGCTGCACCTTCCAGCCGGTCAACAACAACCTTACCGTG GTGGGGAATGCCAAGCACAATGTGCACGTCATGAACATCTCCACGGGCAAGAAAGTGAAGGGTGGTTCCAGCAAGCTGACGGGCCGCGTCCTCGCTCTGTCCTTTGATGCCCCTGGCCGACTTCTCTGGGCGGGTGATGACCGCGGCAgtgttttctccttcctctttgacATGGCCACAG GGAAGCTGACCAAAGCCAAGCGTCTGGTGGTGCACGAGGGCAGCCCCGTGACCAGCATCTCTGCCCGCTCCTGGGTCAGCCGTGAGGCCCGGGACCCCTCACTACTCATCAATGCTTGCCTCAACAAGCTGCTGCTCTACAG AGTGGTGGACAATGAGGGGACCCTGCAGCTGAAGAGAAGCTTCCCCATTGAGCAGAGCTCACACCCTGTGCGCAGTATCTTCTGCCCTCTCATGTCCTTCCGCCAGGGGGCCTGTGTGG TGACTGGCAGTGAGGACATGTGCGTGCATTTCTTTGACGTGGAGCGGGCAGCCAAGGCCGCCGTCAACAAGCTGCAGGGCCACAGTGCGCCCGTGCTGGATGTCAGCTTTAACTGTGATGAGAGCCTGCTGGCTTCAAGCGACGCTAGTGGCATGGTTATCGTCTGGAGGCGGGAGCAGAAGTAG
- the WDR13 gene encoding WD repeat-containing protein 13 isoform X2, protein MRGVGGGKMVGDCRQGLLGSRGRTRRKRRPGNGRGVAAGLSSRRELIDSLCPVPAARLASCHRRYNAYRTPTFPQFRTQYIRRRSQLLRENAKAGHPPALRRQYLRLRGQLLGQRYGPLSEPGSARAYSNSIVRSSRTTLDRMEDFEDDPRALGARGHRRSVSRGSYQLQAQMNRAVYEDRPPGSVVPTSAAEASRAMAGDTSLSENYAFAGMYHVFDQHVDEAVPRVRFANDDRHRLACCSLDGSISLCQLVPAPPTVLRVLRGHTRGVSDFAWSLSNDILVSTSLDATMRIWASEDGRCIREIPDPDGAELLCCTFQPVNNNLTVVGNAKHNVHVMNISTGKKVKGGSSKLTGRVLALSFDAPGRLLWAGDDRGSVFSFLFDMATGKLTKAKRLVVHEGSPVTSISARSWVSREARDPSLLINACLNKLLLYRVVDNEGTLQLKRSFPIEQSSHPVRSIFCPLMSFRQGACVVTGSEDMCVHFFDVERAAKAAVNKLQGHSAPVLDVSFNCDESLLASSDASGMVIVWRREQK, encoded by the exons ATgcgtggggtgggagggggcaagATGGTTGGGGATTGCCGACAAGGATTACTAG GCTCCCGCGGGCGGACACGCCGGAAGAGGAGGCCAGGGAATGGCCGCGGTGTGGCAGCAGGTCTTAGCAGTAGACGCGAG TTGATTGACTCCCTCTGTCCTGTGCCTGCTGCCCGCCTTGCCTCCTGCCATCGCAGGTACAACGCGTACCGCACACCAACGTTTCCACAGTTTCGGACGCAATATATCCGACGGCGCAGCCAGCTACTGCGAGAGAATGCCAAAGCTGGGCACCCTCCAGCATTGCGTCGGCAGTACCTGAGGCTGCGTGGGCAGCTGCTGGGCCAGCGTTACGGGCCCCTCTCTGAGCCAGGCAGTGCTCGTGCCTATAGCAACAGCATCGTCCGCAGCAGCCGCACTACCCTTGACCGCATGGAG GACTTTGAAGATGATCCTCGGGCCCTGGGGGCCCGTGGGCACCGCCGCTCTGTCAGCCGAGGCTCCTACCAACTGCAAGCACAGATGAACCGTGCTGTCTATGAGGACAG GCCCCCAGGCAGCGTGGTGCCCACCTCAGCGGCAGAAGCAAGTCGAGCCATGGCTGGGGACACATCGTTGAGCGAGAACTATGCCTTTGCGGGCATGTACCATGTTTTTGACCAGCACGTGGATGAGGCAG TCCCCAGGGTGCGCTTCGCCAATGATGACCGGCACCGCCTGGCCTGTTGCTCACTTGATGGCAGCATCTCACTGTGCCAGCTGGTACCTGCCCCGCCCACCGTGCTCCGAGTGCTGCGGGGCCACACCCGCGGGGTCTCCGACTTTGCCTGGTCTCTCTCCAATGACATCCTTGTGTCCACCTCCCTTGATGCCACCATGCGCATCTGGGCCTCTGAGGATGGCCGCTGCATCCGGGAGATCCCTGACCCTGACGGCGCTGAACTGCTCTGCTGCACCTTCCAGCCGGTCAACAACAACCTTACCGTG GTGGGGAATGCCAAGCACAATGTGCACGTCATGAACATCTCCACGGGCAAGAAAGTGAAGGGTGGTTCCAGCAAGCTGACGGGCCGCGTCCTCGCTCTGTCCTTTGATGCCCCTGGCCGACTTCTCTGGGCGGGTGATGACCGCGGCAgtgttttctccttcctctttgacATGGCCACAG GGAAGCTGACCAAAGCCAAGCGTCTGGTGGTGCACGAGGGCAGCCCCGTGACCAGCATCTCTGCCCGCTCCTGGGTCAGCCGTGAGGCCCGGGACCCCTCACTACTCATCAATGCTTGCCTCAACAAGCTGCTGCTCTACAG AGTGGTGGACAATGAGGGGACCCTGCAGCTGAAGAGAAGCTTCCCCATTGAGCAGAGCTCACACCCTGTGCGCAGTATCTTCTGCCCTCTCATGTCCTTCCGCCAGGGGGCCTGTGTGG TGACTGGCAGTGAGGACATGTGCGTGCATTTCTTTGACGTGGAGCGGGCAGCCAAGGCCGCCGTCAACAAGCTGCAGGGCCACAGTGCGCCCGTGCTGGATGTCAGCTTTAACTGTGATGAGAGCCTGCTGGCTTCAAGCGACGCTAGTGGCATGGTTATCGTCTGGAGGCGGGAGCAGAAGTAG
- the WDR13 gene encoding WD repeat-containing protein 13 isoform X7 — protein MEDFEDDPRALGARGHRRSVSRGSYQLQAQMNRAVYEDRPPGSVVPTSAAEASRAMAGDTSLSENYAFAGMYHVFDQHVDEAVPRVRFANDDRHRLACCSLDGSISLCQLVPAPPTVLRVLRGHTRGVSDFAWSLSNDILVSTSLDATMRIWASEDGRCIREIPDPDGAELLCCTFQPVNNNLTVVGNAKHNVHVMNISTGKKVKGGSSKLTGRVLALSFDAPGRLLWAGDDRGSVFSFLFDMATGKLTKAKRLVVHEGSPVTSISARSWVSREARDPSLLINACLNKLLLYRVVDNEGTLQLKRSFPIEQSSHPVRSIFCPLMSFRQGACVVTGSEDMCVHFFDVERAAKAAVNKLQGHSAPVLDVSFNCDESLLASSDASGMVIVWRREQK, from the exons ATGGAG GACTTTGAAGATGATCCTCGGGCCCTGGGGGCCCGTGGGCACCGCCGCTCTGTCAGCCGAGGCTCCTACCAACTGCAAGCACAGATGAACCGTGCTGTCTATGAGGACAG GCCCCCAGGCAGCGTGGTGCCCACCTCAGCGGCAGAAGCAAGTCGAGCCATGGCTGGGGACACATCGTTGAGCGAGAACTATGCCTTTGCGGGCATGTACCATGTTTTTGACCAGCACGTGGATGAGGCAG TCCCCAGGGTGCGCTTCGCCAATGATGACCGGCACCGCCTGGCCTGTTGCTCACTTGATGGCAGCATCTCACTGTGCCAGCTGGTACCTGCCCCGCCCACCGTGCTCCGAGTGCTGCGGGGCCACACCCGCGGGGTCTCCGACTTTGCCTGGTCTCTCTCCAATGACATCCTTGTGTCCACCTCCCTTGATGCCACCATGCGCATCTGGGCCTCTGAGGATGGCCGCTGCATCCGGGAGATCCCTGACCCTGACGGCGCTGAACTGCTCTGCTGCACCTTCCAGCCGGTCAACAACAACCTTACCGTG GTGGGGAATGCCAAGCACAATGTGCACGTCATGAACATCTCCACGGGCAAGAAAGTGAAGGGTGGTTCCAGCAAGCTGACGGGCCGCGTCCTCGCTCTGTCCTTTGATGCCCCTGGCCGACTTCTCTGGGCGGGTGATGACCGCGGCAgtgttttctccttcctctttgacATGGCCACAG GGAAGCTGACCAAAGCCAAGCGTCTGGTGGTGCACGAGGGCAGCCCCGTGACCAGCATCTCTGCCCGCTCCTGGGTCAGCCGTGAGGCCCGGGACCCCTCACTACTCATCAATGCTTGCCTCAACAAGCTGCTGCTCTACAG AGTGGTGGACAATGAGGGGACCCTGCAGCTGAAGAGAAGCTTCCCCATTGAGCAGAGCTCACACCCTGTGCGCAGTATCTTCTGCCCTCTCATGTCCTTCCGCCAGGGGGCCTGTGTGG TGACTGGCAGTGAGGACATGTGCGTGCATTTCTTTGACGTGGAGCGGGCAGCCAAGGCCGCCGTCAACAAGCTGCAGGGCCACAGTGCGCCCGTGCTGGATGTCAGCTTTAACTGTGATGAGAGCCTGCTGGCTTCAAGCGACGCTAGTGGCATGGTTATCGTCTGGAGGCGGGAGCAGAAGTAG
- the WDR13 gene encoding WD repeat-containing protein 13 isoform X1, with protein sequence MRLRGFSHALGRIPIDLLRARRLFLAAGGHLAGACSRGRTRRKRRPGNGRGVAAGLSSRRELIDSLCPVPAARLASCHRRYNAYRTPTFPQFRTQYIRRRSQLLRENAKAGHPPALRRQYLRLRGQLLGQRYGPLSEPGSARAYSNSIVRSSRTTLDRMEDFEDDPRALGARGHRRSVSRGSYQLQAQMNRAVYEDRPPGSVVPTSAAEASRAMAGDTSLSENYAFAGMYHVFDQHVDEAVPRVRFANDDRHRLACCSLDGSISLCQLVPAPPTVLRVLRGHTRGVSDFAWSLSNDILVSTSLDATMRIWASEDGRCIREIPDPDGAELLCCTFQPVNNNLTVVGNAKHNVHVMNISTGKKVKGGSSKLTGRVLALSFDAPGRLLWAGDDRGSVFSFLFDMATGKLTKAKRLVVHEGSPVTSISARSWVSREARDPSLLINACLNKLLLYRVVDNEGTLQLKRSFPIEQSSHPVRSIFCPLMSFRQGACVVTGSEDMCVHFFDVERAAKAAVNKLQGHSAPVLDVSFNCDESLLASSDASGMVIVWRREQK encoded by the exons ATGCGCCTGCGTGGTTTCTCCCACGCCCTGGGGAGGATTCCTATCGACTTGCTCCGCGCTCGGCGGCTCTTCCTGGCAGCAGGCGGCCATCTTGCTGGAgcct GCTCCCGCGGGCGGACACGCCGGAAGAGGAGGCCAGGGAATGGCCGCGGTGTGGCAGCAGGTCTTAGCAGTAGACGCGAG TTGATTGACTCCCTCTGTCCTGTGCCTGCTGCCCGCCTTGCCTCCTGCCATCGCAGGTACAACGCGTACCGCACACCAACGTTTCCACAGTTTCGGACGCAATATATCCGACGGCGCAGCCAGCTACTGCGAGAGAATGCCAAAGCTGGGCACCCTCCAGCATTGCGTCGGCAGTACCTGAGGCTGCGTGGGCAGCTGCTGGGCCAGCGTTACGGGCCCCTCTCTGAGCCAGGCAGTGCTCGTGCCTATAGCAACAGCATCGTCCGCAGCAGCCGCACTACCCTTGACCGCATGGAG GACTTTGAAGATGATCCTCGGGCCCTGGGGGCCCGTGGGCACCGCCGCTCTGTCAGCCGAGGCTCCTACCAACTGCAAGCACAGATGAACCGTGCTGTCTATGAGGACAG GCCCCCAGGCAGCGTGGTGCCCACCTCAGCGGCAGAAGCAAGTCGAGCCATGGCTGGGGACACATCGTTGAGCGAGAACTATGCCTTTGCGGGCATGTACCATGTTTTTGACCAGCACGTGGATGAGGCAG TCCCCAGGGTGCGCTTCGCCAATGATGACCGGCACCGCCTGGCCTGTTGCTCACTTGATGGCAGCATCTCACTGTGCCAGCTGGTACCTGCCCCGCCCACCGTGCTCCGAGTGCTGCGGGGCCACACCCGCGGGGTCTCCGACTTTGCCTGGTCTCTCTCCAATGACATCCTTGTGTCCACCTCCCTTGATGCCACCATGCGCATCTGGGCCTCTGAGGATGGCCGCTGCATCCGGGAGATCCCTGACCCTGACGGCGCTGAACTGCTCTGCTGCACCTTCCAGCCGGTCAACAACAACCTTACCGTG GTGGGGAATGCCAAGCACAATGTGCACGTCATGAACATCTCCACGGGCAAGAAAGTGAAGGGTGGTTCCAGCAAGCTGACGGGCCGCGTCCTCGCTCTGTCCTTTGATGCCCCTGGCCGACTTCTCTGGGCGGGTGATGACCGCGGCAgtgttttctccttcctctttgacATGGCCACAG GGAAGCTGACCAAAGCCAAGCGTCTGGTGGTGCACGAGGGCAGCCCCGTGACCAGCATCTCTGCCCGCTCCTGGGTCAGCCGTGAGGCCCGGGACCCCTCACTACTCATCAATGCTTGCCTCAACAAGCTGCTGCTCTACAG AGTGGTGGACAATGAGGGGACCCTGCAGCTGAAGAGAAGCTTCCCCATTGAGCAGAGCTCACACCCTGTGCGCAGTATCTTCTGCCCTCTCATGTCCTTCCGCCAGGGGGCCTGTGTGG TGACTGGCAGTGAGGACATGTGCGTGCATTTCTTTGACGTGGAGCGGGCAGCCAAGGCCGCCGTCAACAAGCTGCAGGGCCACAGTGCGCCCGTGCTGGATGTCAGCTTTAACTGTGATGAGAGCCTGCTGGCTTCAAGCGACGCTAGTGGCATGGTTATCGTCTGGAGGCGGGAGCAGAAGTAG
- the WDR13 gene encoding WD repeat-containing protein 13 isoform X5, translating to MAAVWQQVLAVDARYNAYRTPTFPQFRTQYIRRRSQLLRENAKAGHPPALRRQYLRLRGQLLGQRYGPLSEPGSARAYSNSIVRSSRTTLDRMEDFEDDPRALGARGHRRSVSRGSYQLQAQMNRAVYEDRPPGSVVPTSAAEASRAMAGDTSLSENYAFAGMYHVFDQHVDEAVPRVRFANDDRHRLACCSLDGSISLCQLVPAPPTVLRVLRGHTRGVSDFAWSLSNDILVSTSLDATMRIWASEDGRCIREIPDPDGAELLCCTFQPVNNNLTVVGNAKHNVHVMNISTGKKVKGGSSKLTGRVLALSFDAPGRLLWAGDDRGSVFSFLFDMATGKLTKAKRLVVHEGSPVTSISARSWVSREARDPSLLINACLNKLLLYRVVDNEGTLQLKRSFPIEQSSHPVRSIFCPLMSFRQGACVVTGSEDMCVHFFDVERAAKAAVNKLQGHSAPVLDVSFNCDESLLASSDASGMVIVWRREQK from the exons ATGGCCGCGGTGTGGCAGCAGGTCTTAGCAGTAGACGCGAG GTACAACGCGTACCGCACACCAACGTTTCCACAGTTTCGGACGCAATATATCCGACGGCGCAGCCAGCTACTGCGAGAGAATGCCAAAGCTGGGCACCCTCCAGCATTGCGTCGGCAGTACCTGAGGCTGCGTGGGCAGCTGCTGGGCCAGCGTTACGGGCCCCTCTCTGAGCCAGGCAGTGCTCGTGCCTATAGCAACAGCATCGTCCGCAGCAGCCGCACTACCCTTGACCGCATGGAG GACTTTGAAGATGATCCTCGGGCCCTGGGGGCCCGTGGGCACCGCCGCTCTGTCAGCCGAGGCTCCTACCAACTGCAAGCACAGATGAACCGTGCTGTCTATGAGGACAG GCCCCCAGGCAGCGTGGTGCCCACCTCAGCGGCAGAAGCAAGTCGAGCCATGGCTGGGGACACATCGTTGAGCGAGAACTATGCCTTTGCGGGCATGTACCATGTTTTTGACCAGCACGTGGATGAGGCAG TCCCCAGGGTGCGCTTCGCCAATGATGACCGGCACCGCCTGGCCTGTTGCTCACTTGATGGCAGCATCTCACTGTGCCAGCTGGTACCTGCCCCGCCCACCGTGCTCCGAGTGCTGCGGGGCCACACCCGCGGGGTCTCCGACTTTGCCTGGTCTCTCTCCAATGACATCCTTGTGTCCACCTCCCTTGATGCCACCATGCGCATCTGGGCCTCTGAGGATGGCCGCTGCATCCGGGAGATCCCTGACCCTGACGGCGCTGAACTGCTCTGCTGCACCTTCCAGCCGGTCAACAACAACCTTACCGTG GTGGGGAATGCCAAGCACAATGTGCACGTCATGAACATCTCCACGGGCAAGAAAGTGAAGGGTGGTTCCAGCAAGCTGACGGGCCGCGTCCTCGCTCTGTCCTTTGATGCCCCTGGCCGACTTCTCTGGGCGGGTGATGACCGCGGCAgtgttttctccttcctctttgacATGGCCACAG GGAAGCTGACCAAAGCCAAGCGTCTGGTGGTGCACGAGGGCAGCCCCGTGACCAGCATCTCTGCCCGCTCCTGGGTCAGCCGTGAGGCCCGGGACCCCTCACTACTCATCAATGCTTGCCTCAACAAGCTGCTGCTCTACAG AGTGGTGGACAATGAGGGGACCCTGCAGCTGAAGAGAAGCTTCCCCATTGAGCAGAGCTCACACCCTGTGCGCAGTATCTTCTGCCCTCTCATGTCCTTCCGCCAGGGGGCCTGTGTGG TGACTGGCAGTGAGGACATGTGCGTGCATTTCTTTGACGTGGAGCGGGCAGCCAAGGCCGCCGTCAACAAGCTGCAGGGCCACAGTGCGCCCGTGCTGGATGTCAGCTTTAACTGTGATGAGAGCCTGCTGGCTTCAAGCGACGCTAGTGGCATGGTTATCGTCTGGAGGCGGGAGCAGAAGTAG
- the WDR13 gene encoding WD repeat-containing protein 13 isoform X4: MRGVGGGKMVGDCRQGLLGSRGRTRRKRRPGNGRGVAAGLSSRREFRTQYIRRRSQLLRENAKAGHPPALRRQYLRLRGQLLGQRYGPLSEPGSARAYSNSIVRSSRTTLDRMEDFEDDPRALGARGHRRSVSRGSYQLQAQMNRAVYEDRPPGSVVPTSAAEASRAMAGDTSLSENYAFAGMYHVFDQHVDEAVPRVRFANDDRHRLACCSLDGSISLCQLVPAPPTVLRVLRGHTRGVSDFAWSLSNDILVSTSLDATMRIWASEDGRCIREIPDPDGAELLCCTFQPVNNNLTVVGNAKHNVHVMNISTGKKVKGGSSKLTGRVLALSFDAPGRLLWAGDDRGSVFSFLFDMATGKLTKAKRLVVHEGSPVTSISARSWVSREARDPSLLINACLNKLLLYRVVDNEGTLQLKRSFPIEQSSHPVRSIFCPLMSFRQGACVVTGSEDMCVHFFDVERAAKAAVNKLQGHSAPVLDVSFNCDESLLASSDASGMVIVWRREQK; the protein is encoded by the exons ATgcgtggggtgggagggggcaagATGGTTGGGGATTGCCGACAAGGATTACTAG GCTCCCGCGGGCGGACACGCCGGAAGAGGAGGCCAGGGAATGGCCGCGGTGTGGCAGCAGGTCTTAGCAGTAGACGCGAG TTTCGGACGCAATATATCCGACGGCGCAGCCAGCTACTGCGAGAGAATGCCAAAGCTGGGCACCCTCCAGCATTGCGTCGGCAGTACCTGAGGCTGCGTGGGCAGCTGCTGGGCCAGCGTTACGGGCCCCTCTCTGAGCCAGGCAGTGCTCGTGCCTATAGCAACAGCATCGTCCGCAGCAGCCGCACTACCCTTGACCGCATGGAG GACTTTGAAGATGATCCTCGGGCCCTGGGGGCCCGTGGGCACCGCCGCTCTGTCAGCCGAGGCTCCTACCAACTGCAAGCACAGATGAACCGTGCTGTCTATGAGGACAG GCCCCCAGGCAGCGTGGTGCCCACCTCAGCGGCAGAAGCAAGTCGAGCCATGGCTGGGGACACATCGTTGAGCGAGAACTATGCCTTTGCGGGCATGTACCATGTTTTTGACCAGCACGTGGATGAGGCAG TCCCCAGGGTGCGCTTCGCCAATGATGACCGGCACCGCCTGGCCTGTTGCTCACTTGATGGCAGCATCTCACTGTGCCAGCTGGTACCTGCCCCGCCCACCGTGCTCCGAGTGCTGCGGGGCCACACCCGCGGGGTCTCCGACTTTGCCTGGTCTCTCTCCAATGACATCCTTGTGTCCACCTCCCTTGATGCCACCATGCGCATCTGGGCCTCTGAGGATGGCCGCTGCATCCGGGAGATCCCTGACCCTGACGGCGCTGAACTGCTCTGCTGCACCTTCCAGCCGGTCAACAACAACCTTACCGTG GTGGGGAATGCCAAGCACAATGTGCACGTCATGAACATCTCCACGGGCAAGAAAGTGAAGGGTGGTTCCAGCAAGCTGACGGGCCGCGTCCTCGCTCTGTCCTTTGATGCCCCTGGCCGACTTCTCTGGGCGGGTGATGACCGCGGCAgtgttttctccttcctctttgacATGGCCACAG GGAAGCTGACCAAAGCCAAGCGTCTGGTGGTGCACGAGGGCAGCCCCGTGACCAGCATCTCTGCCCGCTCCTGGGTCAGCCGTGAGGCCCGGGACCCCTCACTACTCATCAATGCTTGCCTCAACAAGCTGCTGCTCTACAG AGTGGTGGACAATGAGGGGACCCTGCAGCTGAAGAGAAGCTTCCCCATTGAGCAGAGCTCACACCCTGTGCGCAGTATCTTCTGCCCTCTCATGTCCTTCCGCCAGGGGGCCTGTGTGG TGACTGGCAGTGAGGACATGTGCGTGCATTTCTTTGACGTGGAGCGGGCAGCCAAGGCCGCCGTCAACAAGCTGCAGGGCCACAGTGCGCCCGTGCTGGATGTCAGCTTTAACTGTGATGAGAGCCTGCTGGCTTCAAGCGACGCTAGTGGCATGGTTATCGTCTGGAGGCGGGAGCAGAAGTAG